Below is a window of Vicinamibacterales bacterium DNA.
GAGCATCAGATCGATGAAGCCGGCCTTGACCGCCTCGACGGCGTGCACCACCGCCTGCAGGCCGGAGCCGCAGACGCGGTTGACCGTCTCGGCCGGGACCTGCACGGGCACGCCGGCCTTGAGCGCCGCCTGCCGCGCCACGTTCATGCCGGCGCCCGCCTGAAGCACGCATCCCATGATGACGTCGCCGAGACCGGCGGCGTCGATGCGGGCGCGGGCGATCGCTTCGCGAATGACAATGGCCCCCAGCTCGGAGGCGGAGAGATCCTTGAACGCGCCGCCGAACGATCCGATCGGTGTCCGGCAGGCGGAGAGAATGACGGCGTTATCCATTGAGTTCCGGGCGGTTGCGAAAATGTTCGAGCGCGCCGGGGTTCGCCAGCGCCTCCTGGTTCTTGACCGGCCGGCCGTGCACCACGTCGCGCACCGCCAGCTCCACTATCTTTCCACTTTTCGTGCGCGGAATCTCGTCCACCTGGACGATGCGCGCGGGAACGTGGCGCGGCGTCGTGTTCCGGCGCACCTGCCGGCGGATGCGCTCGACGAGCGATTCGTCCAGCGCCGCCCCGTCGCGCAGGCGGACGAACAGCACGATCCGCTCGTCTCCCTGCCACTGCTGGCCGATGACCAGGCTCTCGACGATCTCCGGCAGCTGCTCCACCTGGCGATAGATCTCGGCGGTGCCGATCCGCACGCCGCCCGGGTTCAGGACCGCGTCGGACCGGCCGTGGATGATCACGCCGTCGTGCTCGGTCAGCTCGACGTAGTCCCCGTGGGTCCAGACGCCGGGGAACCGATCGAAATAGGCGGCTCGATACCGGCGGCCGTCCGGATCGTTCCAGAAGCCGATCGGCATCGACGGAAACGGCATGGTACAGACCAGCTCCCCCTTCTCGCCGCGCGGCAGCGCCCGCCCGCGATCGTCGAACACCTCCACCTTCATCCCCAGCGCGCGGCACTGAATCTCCCCTCGCCACACCGGCGCCGTCGGATTGCCGCCGACGAAGCAGCTCACGATGTCGGTTCCGCCGGATATCGACGCCAGATGAAGGTCGCGCTTCACGTGCTCGTAGACGAAATCGAAGCTCTCCGCCGCGAGCGGCGAACCAGTCGAGGTCATCGTCCGCACGGTTGCCAGCGCGTGGGTCCCGCGCGGCCGCAGTCCTGCCTTGGCGACCGCGTCGATGTACTTCGCGGATGTCCCGAACAGCGTCATCCCGGCCTCGTCGGCGAACGTGAACAGCGTCCGGCCGTCGGGGTGGAACGGCGACCCGTCGTAGAGCAGAATCGTCGCGCGCGACGCCAGTACGGTGACCAGCCAGTTCCACATCATCCAGCCGAGCGTCGTGAAATAGAAGACGCGGTCTCCCGGCCGGATATCGCAGTGGAGTTGATGTTCCTTGAGATGCTGAATCAGCGTGCCGCCGGCGCCGTGGACGATGCATTTGGGAACGCCCGTGGTGCCGGAGGAATACAGGATGTAGAGCGGATGATTGAACGGCAGCGGATCGCACACCAGCGCCGCGCCGCGATGCGGCGCCAGGAAGTCGTCCCAGCCCCGCTGTCCGACGACGGCGCGCTCCACTGACGGCAGCTTGCCGAGGATCTCGTCGATCTTCCCGGTTTGATCGAACGTCTTCCCGCCGTACTGATAACCATCGGCGGCGAGCAGCACCCGCGGTTCGATCTGTCCGAAGCGGTCGAGCACGCCCTGCACCCCGAAATCCGGCGAACAGGACGACCACACGGCGCCGACGCACGCCGCGCCGAGCACCGCCACGATCGCTTCAGGAACGTTCGGCAGATAGGCCGCGACGCGATCGCCGGGGCGGATGCCGGCGTGCCGCAGCGCCGCGGCGGCCGCGGCCACCTCCGCGCGCAGCGTCCGCCAGGACATCGTGCGCATGTCGCCGTCCTCGGAGCGGAACACGATGGCATCGCCGTCGCCGTCTTCGCGCAGCACGTTTTCGGTGAAGTTGATCCGCGCGTCGGGGAAGAACGTCGCTCCGGGCATGCGATCGAGGTCGATCGCGATCCGCTCGCCGCGGACGCCGATCACACCGGCGTAATTCCATATGCGCTCCCAGAATTCGCCCGGCCTGGTTATGCTCCATTCGTACAGCTCGGGATACGCGGTGCCCCCGCCGAAGCGCGTCAGGTGGGCGGACTGGATGCGGTCGCGCGAGGGCATCCAGAGCGGAGCGGCGGCCATGGAACAGGTCTATCACAGGAAACGGTCATGAAGACGTCCGGGCCGGGGATCGCTGCCCTCGCGCTGACCGTCATGATCGCCGCCGGCTGCACCGGGAAGGACTCACCGGCGCCGTCCGCGCCGACGCCCGCAGCGCCAGTCGCTCCCGCCAGCCCGCAGTCGTGCTCGTACGCGGTGTCGCCCGTCGAGATGGTGATCCCGCGGGAGCCGTGGACGGCGGAGATCTCCATCGAGACCGCGTCCGGGTGCGCGTGGACGGCAACGTCCACGGCGCCGTGGCTCCGCCTGCGCCAGGCGAGCGGCACCGGAGCGGCAACGCTGGCCTATGACGCCGATTTCAACCCGCAGGCGCAGTATGCGGCGAGCCGCCTCGGCGTGATCGAGATCCGCTGGTCGGCTCCCACGGCCGGACAGAACGTGCGGATCACTCAATGGGGCGACTGCCAGATCACCGCGAGTCCGGCGAAGGATGGCCTGCCGCCGGGCGCAACGTATTCGGGCACGTCCAGCGCCGGTGCGCTGACCGTGAGCGACGCCGGCGGCCGGGTGCACTT
It encodes the following:
- a CDS encoding acetoacetate--CoA ligase — its product is MAAAPLWMPSRDRIQSAHLTRFGGGTAYPELYEWSITRPGEFWERIWNYAGVIGVRGERIAIDLDRMPGATFFPDARINFTENVLREDGDGDAIVFRSEDGDMRTMSWRTLRAEVAAAAAALRHAGIRPGDRVAAYLPNVPEAIVAVLGAACVGAVWSSCSPDFGVQGVLDRFGQIEPRVLLAADGYQYGGKTFDQTGKIDEILGKLPSVERAVVGQRGWDDFLAPHRGAALVCDPLPFNHPLYILYSSGTTGVPKCIVHGAGGTLIQHLKEHQLHCDIRPGDRVFYFTTLGWMMWNWLVTVLASRATILLYDGSPFHPDGRTLFTFADEAGMTLFGTSAKYIDAVAKAGLRPRGTHALATVRTMTSTGSPLAAESFDFVYEHVKRDLHLASISGGTDIVSCFVGGNPTAPVWRGEIQCRALGMKVEVFDDRGRALPRGEKGELVCTMPFPSMPIGFWNDPDGRRYRAAYFDRFPGVWTHGDYVELTEHDGVIIHGRSDAVLNPGGVRIGTAEIYRQVEQLPEIVESLVIGQQWQGDERIVLFVRLRDGAALDESLVERIRRQVRRNTTPRHVPARIVQVDEIPRTKSGKIVELAVRDVVHGRPVKNQEALANPGALEHFRNRPELNG
- a CDS encoding BACON domain-containing protein, with product MKTSGPGIAALALTVMIAAGCTGKDSPAPSAPTPAAPVAPASPQSCSYAVSPVEMVIPREPWTAEISIETASGCAWTATSTAPWLRLRQASGTGAATLAYDADFNPQAQYAASRLGVIEIRWSAPTAGQNVRITQWGDCQITASPAKDGLPPGATYSGTSSAGALTVSDAGGRVHLWVLSDPFMGCAWSAESGDTWIAWQSPRMHQIMRGDGDLVFNVPAKSGGGTRQAVVTLGGRFRLTVVQ